The following DNA comes from Quercus robur chromosome 1, dhQueRobu3.1, whole genome shotgun sequence.
AAAATATAAGACTAATTAACAAAACCAATAGATTAAGTTTGAGAGATGAGAGGAAATTTATTGATGATTGATAGAGCTGAAATGTGGAACTCAATCCACTATCCTAAGAAGTGATTTTGCCCCACTAGATACAATTTATCCTTGGTGCAAAACTGGGCTCCAACAAATCACCTCCCAAGATTCAATCGGTTGCATGTACTCACAAACCCAAGCTTTGAACTCGTATTGATGCCCAAAATAAGTTGAGAAAAcagatagagagagaatcatAGAAGTATAATCCTTTGTAAATTTTTGGCTACCTCAAGTGAACCATTGCTTTGGTATATATAGGATCACATATGAGAAAATTAAGGAAAGACATTGCACAGGTTTGCACATCCCCAAGAATCAAGGTTATCGATTCCGTACCGTATCGGCCGGTACGACCGGAATATACCATACCGGCCAGCAATCCGGTATGCTCAGCCCCCTTGTTTCGTACGGGAAAAAATACCGGGTGTATTGGCCTCATACCGACCAATTTTGGGCAATACCGGCCGGTACCGGGGGTACCGGCCAgtacagaaattttttttttttttttttttttttttaagttttgtaatttttgaatttttgttaggacagaATGGTagcttatttgcattaacttattaatattatttgttttcttagtatgcaatggtaacttttaagttttctattttttttttcccttttaattgatactagagtccaaaatcatgaataattagttctgaattgaggaaatattttatggtaaacttttgtatttattataatatatatatatacgcagacacatacatatatatatatatatatatatttataaatataaaaaatagcggaaaacccgaaacggtacaccggtattgaccggtattcgaaatatatcgtaccggtggccaaaccggtacggcctccggtacggtattgacatccttgcCAAGAATATGTCATGATAGGAATCAAAACActtttccttatattttttgataaaagaaaaatgggtAGAGGGGAGCGACCTGAGTTGGCGTCTTTCACTTGGGCGTGACCATAATGACACTTTTCCTTATTAAGATTAAATGATATTAATCTGTGATTGCGGAAGTCTTGATGACATATTTTTAGCAAATTAAATAGATAAGAGAAGGCTGGGTAATTATTGAATACCCACTAATTTGGTCAATAGATGTTCCATGcaataaatttgaaacatttccaatatttgtgagttgtgaaaaacaataataagtCCACCTAAAAGTGATCGAACACTTCAAAATtgtgacataaaatttgaataatgaAAAAACAATTAAGTCCATATAAAGTGATTGTTTACTTTTTATAGTCCAACACTTCAAAGTTGTTACATAAAATTTGTGGTAATAGAAGATCTactacaaccaaaaaaaatagggCGCCATTTTTCTTGGAGAGTTTGATTCATTCTTCAACTTTACCCCCAATcacatcaacaacaaaaaataaataaccttAACCCCCAAGAAAGAGTCATAGCCGAATAAGATGtatggatttatttatttatctatgaGAAGAGGACGTAtggatttagagaaaaaataaaaacaaacatgcatgattgtaagttgtaacacgTATATAAAGaccaaaaggcccaaaacctGCCCAAAACCTGTTATCAAGTAGAATAGTCTCTTCCCCTCGCCGTATGTTTCCAAACTATAAGGTGTGTCAAAGtgtggagaaattataaggttctCATGATAGACAAGTCATGTGGTCCACTATTCCAGTAAAAGActcccacttgtttaaaattgtagagttttaaataaaaactgaatactgactcagcaattttaaatagaTGGGAGTCTTTTACTAGAATGGTGAACAAATGACATGATCCACCATGAATactgtataatttctccaaagTGTGAGTGTGAGGGAAACTAATCTATGAGTGAGACACAGATCACAAAAGAGAGATGGAGAAGAGCTTGttaacaaaagagagagaagagaaaagagagggtTGTTGTTTAAGCATAACAACTTGGGGATGGGGTCATGGTGAGTTTGTTCAAGAGGCCAAAAGAATAGGGTACTTAGCAGGACCTATGGTGGCTGTGAATTTGTCACAGTATTTTCTGCAAATTATATCAATTATGATGGTTGGTCACCTTagtcaactctctctctctagcactGCCATTGCTATCTCTCTTGCTGCTGTCTCCGGCTTCAGTCCTCTTGTAAGTCcattcatatatttatatatagttttactttttatctcaatctatgatttttttttttttaaatttactttcagggaatttttttttttggttataagtTTTGACCTAAGAAGTTGGACAAGAGATATTCAAACCAATAGAGATACAATAAGATTTGAAACTCATTGTTTTTTACCGATCAAGTTAAAATACTAATTAGTTTTGGGGTAATATTGATTTAAATCAAGATCTTTTATAGATGAAGTTTGGCTACAActtcactcaatatcttttttattggatgtgaaatttgataatttatatCATTGGATTACACTTTCTTCTTTGTATTTCACATactcacaaaattttcaaaagatcaaatattaatagctatgttatcaattaaatgtttaaattttaagtttttgtaatttaaaattatgcataaaaaccAAGTTTATggaatgaataataaataatacctgattggcatgaaatttgacatgcctattgaaaatataaagaaaatgcaatctaactattagattttcaaaatatatagtcatgttaattttttttattgggagTTATAGCCAAACTTTATCTGTATTTTATTCAATGATAAGAGAGATTTTACTACCTTAGTTAATAAGATTTATCCTAGTGTACGAAGGTGGGTCTGAACTTAAAAATTAGGAGGAAGTGCAAGTGTCAAGTTTTGAAATTGTAAAATACTAATGATTAATGAAGCTATCAGGCAGTTTTGTCTTGtaactgatttttatttttttgaaggttTTTGATAAGAAATGAACTATTGTAACCACTCACTGCTGTCTCGTGATTTACTTATTGTATTAGTCTAGAATGTGAAGATAGTGAAATGACAATTACCATTATGAAATACAGATATACTATTTTGTCCTATCATCATCAATATCTGTTGAGAACAATCTGATTAAATTTTGGTCCCCTGAAACGTTCTCAGCCCTCTTTTTTAGCTTGTCTATGATTTTAGTCTGTCTCTTTGCATTTTATTCTACTTTGTTTGATCGTTGCGTACAAAGTAATCTGTTGGCCTCACgtataaaatttaagatttcaAGGAATTTTGAGGCTGAGATTGTTACAGCaatgaaaaacaacaaaacaaaacttgtattcttacAATATGAACCTATTAAGAAGAGGCATATTCCATATCAGAGCAGGTACCAGATGGTCATGAGTTTTATCCAAGGAAAGAGACCACATCTGCACTATACTCAAAAGGATTAGGCTAGTACTCTAATCACACTGTCACACTTAGTAGTTGTTTATAAAGTTCAGATTGGACTTGGAATACACTTACAGTCTTACACACGTCACACTTAATCAATATGCAATCAATACAGGGCATCACAATAGGAGATGCTGCTATACCAAGAGGCCATTGGCATTAGAGATGGATGGTTGTACACATGCACTGAAAGAACTATCAGAATACATTATTATGAGCTGAACCATTGGCCAATCTTCAGAAGATATAATAGTCACGTGCATGAGAGCATTCACACCCAGAATCACAACAATAACAGAACATTGGGTTATTAAGCTGCATTGAATTTGAAGTTAGCTGTCTATTCTAATAACTAACAGAATTCTTGTAATTTTCATATGCTAAACAGTATGGATTGTCTACTGCACTGGAAACTCTATGTGGACAAGCATATGGAGCTCAGCAATATCAAAAACTAGCAAATCAAACGCATACAGCTATTTTCTCTATAATTTTGGTTTGTCTCCCTCTATCTCTTGTTTGGATCTACATGGGAAAGTTTCTGGTTTTAATGGGTCAAGACCCTACAATTTCACATGAAGCTGGTAAATTCATAATATGGCTCATTCCTGCACTCTTTGCTTATGGAACTCTTCAAGCCCTTGTTCGATATTTTCAGACACAAAGTTTAATCATTCCCTTGCTAGTAAGCTCTTGTGTTACTCTTTGTTTCCATATACCTTTGTGTTGGGTTTTAGTATACAAGTCTAGACTAGGACATCTTGGAGCAGCATTAGCCATTGGTATGTCATATTGGTTGAATGTGATTTTACTTGGACTGTACATGAAGTACACTAATGCCAGTTCAAAAACCAGGGTCCCAATTTCTATGGAGATGTTCCAAGGAATTGGAGAATTCTTCCGTTTTGCAATTCCTTCTGCTGTAATGATTTGGTAAATTTTCTCCTCCCCTTTTTTACAGATGTAGTAGAGCACTTATGTGTTTTTTACTAATGTTCTCTCATGTGATCTTTCATAGCCTTGAATGGT
Coding sequences within:
- the LOC126716620 gene encoding protein DETOXIFICATION 14-like encodes the protein MEKSLLTKEREEKREGCCLSITTWGWGHGEFVQEAKRIGYLAGPMVAVNLSQYFLQIISIMMVGHLSQLSLSSTAIAISLAAVSGFSPLYGLSTALETLCGQAYGAQQYQKLANQTHTAIFSIILVCLPLSLVWIYMGKFLVLMGQDPTISHEAGKFIIWLIPALFAYGTLQALVRYFQTQSLIIPLLVSSCVTLCFHIPLCWVLVYKSRLGHLGAALAIGMSYWLNVILLGLYMKYTNASSKTRVPISMEMFQGIGEFFRFAIPSAVMICLEWWSFELLILLSGLLPNPTLETSVLSVCLSTISTPYMIPDGIAAAASTRVSNELGAGNPQGARSTVAVVMSITVAQALILSLALFASRGVFGYVFSNDIEVVDYVTTMAPLVCLSVILDNLHGVLSG